The Natronincola ferrireducens genome includes the window GGGGATCCCACTATATTGAATTTAATATAGTAGACAATCAAGTTACCTATCAAATTAAACCATTGTTTTAATGGGAGCATATGGGAGGATATGTAAATAGAACTGAGGATATCAGTTCTATTTTTTTGTAAACCCTGTTAACACTTGTTTATTCCATATAATCAAATTTTTAAAAAAATTGCTTGTATGTTATAATTATACAATAATGTTTAATAGGAATAAAAAGACATCCTACAGAAGTCGGTTTATAGATTTTTTTGTCATTTTATTTACTGAAATATAAGGGCTAAATTTATTTTATAAAATATAGTAGAAATTAGCATGAAAACCCATGGCGTATAATTATAAGTTTATATTCATTTCTTTTCTATTTTGCGCATTAGATGGACGGGTCTCTCCTACTTGTTTTTCTAAAATCAACTTTCAAGTTTTTATACAAGGGAGTTTAATCATATTTATATCCAATAATTTACTACTTAAATTTTGTAACAACTTAAGAATAATAATGACTTTTAAAAGAAGTCTTATTTTTTAAACATATAAAAAGGGGGAAATAAAATGAATTTCTTAATGAAAAAATCCTACAAAAAAGTAGGTGTAGTTTTATTATCAGTTTTACTATTTGTATTAATAACTGGTTGCACAAGTGAAGATGCCGAGAAAACAATTGTTTTTGCTGATCCAGGTTGGGATAGTGTTGCCTTCCATAATGAGGTAGCAAGCTATATTATACAACATGGATATGGTTACGGTACAGAGGTAGAAATAGGATCAACACCTATTACTTTTACAGCCCTTAGAAATGGCAGCGTTGACGTACTTATGGAGGCATGGACTGATAATATTAAGGAATCTTATGAAGAAGCTATTGCAAAGGGAGAGGTTATAGAGGCTTCCATTAACTTTGATGATAGTGCTCAAGGCTTTTATGTTCCAACCTATGTGATAAAAGGAGATCCAGAAAGGGGGATTGAACCAATGGCCCCAGACTTGAGGACAGTTCAAGATTTACCAAAGTACTGGGAGGTTTTTAAAGATCGAGAAGATCCAAGTAAAGGAAGACTCTACGGCGCTATTCCTGGATGGGAGATAGATGGTATTTTACAAGAAAAGGTAAAAAATTCTGGATTAAATGAAACCTATAACTATTTCAGTCCTGGTTCTGATGCTGCATTAGCCAGTTCTATAGTGGGTGCCTATGAAAGAGGAGAAGCTTGGGTAGGATACTACTGGGAACCGACATGGGTCATTGGGCAATATGATATGACATTATTGGGGGACATTCCTTATGATGAAGAGAAATGGTTAGATGGGTATGGTACTGAACTACCTCCAGTAGATGTTACCATTGCAATTGGTTCAAGCTTACAGGAGGATGCTCCAGAAATTGCAGCATTTTTACAAAACTATTCTACAAGTAGTGGAATAACCAGTGAAGCATTGGCTTATATGCAAGAAAATGATGGAACTACAGAAGAAACTGCTATATGGTTTTTAAATGAATACCAACAATTATGGACAACTTGGGTACCGGAAGAAGTGGCAGATTTAGTAAAAGAATCATTGAATAAATAGTTTTTGGTAGCAAATAGTGAACTTTAAAAGGTTCACTATTTGTTAGTGAAAATACAAATTCATCACAAGTATAGCCAAAACAATTTAAAAGAGAGGTGAAATTTGACTACTTTCATGAAGGTAGTCAATACAGATATGAATCAATTTCCAGAGTTTTTGAAGTTTGAATTTGGTATTTATGTAGATCACTTTATTAAGTGGCTTATAAATAATTTTGCAGGATTTTTTAACGCTTTAGAAGAAGGGATATTATGGTTTTTATTAAGAGTTGATAGTGGATTACAATATTTACCCTGGTGGTTAGTTATTATTGGGGTATTCATAATGGGATGGCGGATAAAAAAACTGTCTTCAGGACTTATTTTTGCAGTTATGTTATTTTTGGTGGGGTCCTTTGGACTATGGTCTTTAATGATGGCAACCTTAGCTGTGGTTTTAACTTCCGTTGTTATGTCTTTAATTCTAGGTCTACCAATAGGTATTATTATGGGTTATAGTTCTAAAGTTGAAATGATTATAAAACCTATTCTTGATGGTATGCAGACAATGCCAAGCTTTGTCTATTTAATTCCAGCTATTATGCTATTTGAATTGGGAAGGGTTCCAGCTGTGTTTGCCACTACTATTTATGCCATTGCCCCAGTGATAAGACTAACAAATCTAGGTATTCGTAATGTTTCTAAAGAAATGGTAGAGGCTGCCCATTCCTTTGGATCATCACCTTGGCAGATTTTGTTTAAAGTAGAATTACCTCAAGCTTTACCAACTATCATGACGGGGGTAAATCAAACTACCATGATGGCAATGTCAATGGTGGTTATTGCTTCTATGGTTGGTGCCCAAGGTTTAGGTAGAGAAGTATTGCAGGCTATCAATAGAATTGATATTGCTAGAGGAACAGAAGCAGGTCTAGCTATTGTTATTATGGCTATTATTATCGATAGACTGACCCAAGGTATAGCTGATAAATTTAAGGTAGAAAAATAGAAAAGCAAAAGGTAGGAGATAGAAAATGTCAATACAAATAAAGGTAGAAAATTTGACAAAGATTTTTGGAAAAAACCCTAAGGCTGCTCTTAAAAAATTAGAAAAAGGTATATCCAAAGATAAAATACTAAAAGAAACAGGTCAGACTGTCGGTATTAACAATGTATCTTTTGAAGTTAATGAAGGAGAAATTTTTGTTATCATGGGACTTTCTGGTAGTGGCAAGTCTACTTTGATTCGATGCTTAAATCTCTTGAATAAACCCACAAAAGGAAAGATTTTTATTGATGGAGAAGATATTGTAAAATACAATAAAGAAGAACTTAGACAGTTTAGACAAAATAAGATGGCTATGGTTTTTCAACATTTTGGACTTTTTAGTCATAAAAATGTAATACAAAATGTTGAATATGGCTTAGAAGTAAAAAATATCCCTAAGGAAGAAAGACAAAAAATTGTTATAGAAATGCTGGAGGCTGTGGGGTTAGAGGGATGGGGAGAAAAAATGCCCCATCAATTAAGTGGTGGAATGCAGCAAAGGGTAGGTTTGGCACGGGCCCTAGCCAATGATCCAGATATTCTGTTGATGGATGAACCCTTCAGTGCTCTTGACCCGTTAATTCGTCGAGATATGCAGCTAGAGTTATTAGATCTTCAAGCTAAATTAAAAAAGACTATTATTTTCATTACCCACGATGTTAATGAAGCCTTTAAAATTGGAGATCGAGTTGCTGTAATGAAGGATGGAGAAATTATACAAATAGGAACTCCAGAAGAAATTCTTTCTAATCCTGAAAATGGGTATATTGAGGATTTCATTAGAGATATAGATAGATCTAAAATTGTACAGGTAAAAAATATTATGTACAAGCCTAGTCCACTGATATTTATGAAGGATGGACCTAAAGTTGCTATGAAGACAATGAAGGATCATGGTATCTCCAGTGTTTTTGTTGT containing:
- a CDS encoding ABC transporter substrate-binding protein; its protein translation is MNFLMKKSYKKVGVVLLSVLLFVLITGCTSEDAEKTIVFADPGWDSVAFHNEVASYIIQHGYGYGTEVEIGSTPITFTALRNGSVDVLMEAWTDNIKESYEEAIAKGEVIEASINFDDSAQGFYVPTYVIKGDPERGIEPMAPDLRTVQDLPKYWEVFKDREDPSKGRLYGAIPGWEIDGILQEKVKNSGLNETYNYFSPGSDAALASSIVGAYERGEAWVGYYWEPTWVIGQYDMTLLGDIPYDEEKWLDGYGTELPPVDVTIAIGSSLQEDAPEIAAFLQNYSTSSGITSEALAYMQENDGTTEETAIWFLNEYQQLWTTWVPEEVADLVKESLNK
- a CDS encoding ABC transporter permease, with product MTTFMKVVNTDMNQFPEFLKFEFGIYVDHFIKWLINNFAGFFNALEEGILWFLLRVDSGLQYLPWWLVIIGVFIMGWRIKKLSSGLIFAVMLFLVGSFGLWSLMMATLAVVLTSVVMSLILGLPIGIIMGYSSKVEMIIKPILDGMQTMPSFVYLIPAIMLFELGRVPAVFATTIYAIAPVIRLTNLGIRNVSKEMVEAAHSFGSSPWQILFKVELPQALPTIMTGVNQTTMMAMSMVVIASMVGAQGLGREVLQAINRIDIARGTEAGLAIVIMAIIIDRLTQGIADKFKVEK
- a CDS encoding quaternary amine ABC transporter ATP-binding protein, whose product is MSIQIKVENLTKIFGKNPKAALKKLEKGISKDKILKETGQTVGINNVSFEVNEGEIFVIMGLSGSGKSTLIRCLNLLNKPTKGKIFIDGEDIVKYNKEELRQFRQNKMAMVFQHFGLFSHKNVIQNVEYGLEVKNIPKEERQKIVIEMLEAVGLEGWGEKMPHQLSGGMQQRVGLARALANDPDILLMDEPFSALDPLIRRDMQLELLDLQAKLKKTIIFITHDVNEAFKIGDRVAVMKDGEIIQIGTPEEILSNPENGYIEDFIRDIDRSKIVQVKNIMYKPSPLIFMKDGPKVAMKTMKDHGISSVFVVDKNRKLQGIITIDDTIEAIKENKTLKDIIREDYFTTDTETYVQDLIPKAIDTKYPIAVVDETQKLLGIIVRVSVLSGLV